The sequence below is a genomic window from Chryseobacterium foetidum.
AACATGAATCGGCAATCCTTCTATTGTTTCGTATTCATTTTCAACAGACACAGATTTCACGCCTTTTATTTTCTCTAAAAGCTGTTTTATAAATGCAAAATCTTCCTTATTTTCTAATTCTATATTGACAATCATGACGCTGAAATTTAGACAAAGTTAAAATAATTTCCGTATAATCGCTTTTTTAAAAACGAAACTGAAATGCAGGATTTTTTATTCTATCTCAATCTCGGCTGGGAACACATTATTTCATTGGATGCACTTGACCATCAATTATTTGTCTTAGCTTTAATCGCAATCTATTCGTATTCCGACTGGAAAAAAATACTGGTTCTGATAACCGCATTCACCATCGGACATTCGGTTACTTTGGCACTCAGTATTTTAGACATTGTGAGATTGCCATCAGACTGGGTGGAATTTCTGATCCCTTTAACCATTGTTTTGACGGCTTTGGGAAATATTTTAATGAAAAATAAAAAACAGTCAGGAAATAAAACCAACTATTATTTAGCCTTATTTTTTGGTCTGATTCACGGTTTGGGGTTTGCCAACACAGCCCGTGTGATGATTGCCAAAAGCCAGAGCATTGCTGTACCTCTTTTCGGCTTTAATGTTGGACTGGAGTTGGGTCAGATCGTGATTGTCGCAGGAATTTTAGTTCTTCTTTTTATACTTTTAAACCTATTTAAAGTCAACAAAAAAGACTGGATTCTCTTTGTTTCATCAGGTGTTTTTGCACTTTCCCTTAAAATGACTCTGGAAAGACTTCCTTTCTGATCGATTTTATTTAATTTACAATTACTTATCATTATATTTACAATTCTTAAACTGTTGATAATGAAATTCAAAATAACCGCATTTGTCCTATTGGTTTTTTCAGCTGCTCAAGCGCAGAATATCCTCAATAATCCGGGAAGCAACCATGGAAATAAATTTGAGCAACTGGGAGGAATTTTACCTACTCCCAATATTTACAGAGCTGCATCAGGCGCACCGGGACATGAATATTGGCAAAACAGGGCAGATTACGACATTACTGCTTATCTGGATGAAGATAAAAAAAATCTGAAAGGTTCAGAAACGGTAACATATTATAATAATTCACCTGACGATCTTGATTACATCTGGCTTCAGCTCGATGAAAACCAGCAGTCGACCGTTAAAAAGGCAGACTATCAGTCGTCTTCAACTTTACCTAAAGCAACTACCGACCAGCAACTGAAAGCTACAGAACTTCCTGCAAAGGATAACGGTTACGGAGTAAATTTAGAGAAAGTAACAGACGCATCAGGAAATCCTTTGAAATACACGGTCAACAAAACAATGATGCGGATTGATCTTCCAAAAATTTTAAAGAAAGGTGAAAAATTTGTCTTTAAAATTGACTGGAATTACAACATCCCCAACCGTATGCAGATGGGCGGACGTGGCGGTTACGAAAACTTCGCTGAAGATGGAAACGACCTTTATACCATCACACAATGGTACCCTAGAATGTGCGTGTACAGCGATTTTCAGGGATGGCAAAACCATCAGTTTACCGGACGGGGAGAATTTGCTCTGGTTTTTGGAGATTTTAAAGTAAAAATGAATGTTCCGGCTGACCATTTGGTGGGTGGAACCGGAGAATGCAAAAACTATAGCGAAGTACTTACTGCCGCACAGTATTCAAGATATCAAAAAGCTGAAAGCGCTTCCGAACCTGTTGAAATTGCCACTTTGGATGAAGCTAAAAAAGCAGAAAAAAATCATTCAAAGCAAAGAAAAACATGGGTTTTTGAAGCAAAAGATGTAAGAGATTTTGCGTGGACTTCCTCAAGAAAATTTGTCTGGGACGGAATGAGAGTTACGATTCCTGAAAACAACAACAAGGTAATGGCCATGAGCTTTTATCCTAAAGAAGCTTACGGTCTATATAGAAAATTTTCCACCAAAGCCGTTGCGCACACCATTAAAACCTATTCAGAATTCACGATTCCCTATCCTTATCCGGTAGCACAATCTATCGAAGCTTCCAATGGGATGGAATATCCGATGATCTGTTTCAATTACGGACGTACTGAAAAAGACGGAACGTATTCTGAAGCCATAAAAAATGGAATGATTGGCGTAATCATTCATGAAGTAGGACACAATTTTTTCCCGATGATCATCAATTCAGACGAAAGACAGTGGAGCTGGATGGATGAGGGTTTAAATACATTCACAGAATACCTTACAGAAGAAAAATGGGACAACAAATTCCCGTCAAGAAGAGGACCGGCATGGACGATTGTGGATTACATGAAACTTCCGAAAGATCAGCTGGAACCGATTATGAGTAATTCTGAAAACATCATTCAGTTTGGTCCGAATGCTTATGCAAAACCGGCTACAGGACTGAATATTCTTCGTGAAACCATTATGGGCAGAGAACTTTTTGATAAAGCTTTTAAAACCTATGCCAAAAGATGGGCTTTCAAACACCCTGAGCCTGCAGATTTCTTCAGAACAATGGAGGATGCATCCGGAGAAGACCTCGACTGGTTCTGGAGAGGATGGTTTTACGGAACTGATCCTGTAGACATTTCTATTGAAAAAGTAACAGTTGCAACTCCCGATTTCGACACTCCGCCGAAGGAATCATCGGAAACCAACTATAAAGTGGATGCGCCCATTCAGAATAAATATGATGATATCTCCAAAATCCGGAACCGTGAAGATAAAACCATTAATTTTGAAGTGGAAAAAGACAAAGATCTTCAGGATTTTTATTACAGATACGACCGCGGACAGGAAAAAGTGAATACCGACAAGGAATATTCATTTAAATCTGACGCCACTTCACCACTCGAAAAATCTGATAAGGAAAGACTGAAAAACATCACTGCCTACCAGATTGACTTTGCCAATAAAGGAGGTTTGGTAATGCCACTGATTTTGGAATTTACATTTGTAGACGGTTCGAAATTAAAAGATAAAGCTTCGGCTCAGATCTGGAGACAAAACGAACAGAAAGTTTCAAAAACCTATTATTTCAGTAAAAAATTAAAATCTATTCAGCTGGATCCTTTGAGAGAAACAGCAGATATTGATACAGATAATAATTTCTGGAGCGCCGACAACACTACAGCGGAAACTTCAAAATTCCAGTTGTTCAAGCAAAATCAGCAGGGACCAACAAGAGGCGCAAGCAACGGAAAGGTAAATCCGATGCAGGCTGCGGGACAGAAAAATTAAGATTGTTTCAATATATAAAATAATTCCGGCGAGCTCTCAGAGTTCGCCGGAATTGTTTCCAACAAATTTAATTTACCAGATAGATTTGCATCTTAGACTTTTAATGTTGTTCCGTTGTGATTTTTTATTTCTTTTCATATTATCCTTCCATTTCTTTAAATGCCCATTCTGCCATTGAGTGAATGACAGGAACTAAACCTTTTCCAGATTCGCTCAAATGATAAGTTACATGTGGAGGAACAACAGGTTTTGCAGTTCTTATAACTAAACCATCGCTTTCCAGCTGTTTTAAATGTTGAATAAGCATCTTTTCTGTTATTGCAGGAATTGCCCGTTTCAGTTCACTATATCTCTTCTCACTCGTTGAAAGATGATATAAAATAATAGGTTTCCAGTAGCCCCCGATTTTTTCCATCACATAAGTGACCGGACAGAGATCTAATGCATAATTTTTATTCTGCTGAATGGTAGAGCTTTCTTTAATCGCTGTCATGATACATACTTTAGGGTAAGTACTTGTATAAAAGTATGTACAAATATACCTTTGTCTCAGGAAATAAAAAAATATTTTATGAAAATTGTAATCACAGGTTCATTAGGAAATGTAGCAAAGCCACTTGCTCAGCATTTAATTGCAGAAGGAAACACCGTTACTATAATCAGTAGTAATGAAAACAGGAAAAACGAAATAGAAACTTTAGGAGCAAAAGCAGCCATTGGATCTATTACAGATTTAGATTTTTTAATTGAAACTTTTGACAAAGCAGATGCAGCATTTTTGATGACACCCCCAAATATGGGCGGAATTAATATTGTTGAAAACACAATTAATGCAGGAAAAAATTATGCAGAAGCCATTAAAAAAACTGGAATAAAGAGTGTTGTAATGTTAAGCAGTATCGGGGTAGAGTCTCCTGTTGAAAACGGACCCATTAAAGGCTTGCATTTCATTGAGCAATTCTACAGTAAGCTGGAAAATACTTCTGTTACCTTTTTGCGAGCTGGGTATTTTTATTTAAACTTTTTTAATGATATTCCTTTAATTAAAAATGCTGGAATTATTGGAGCAAATTTCTCTGAAGATGCTACAGTTCCATTAGTTCATCCTATCGATATTGCTAAAGCGGCAGCCGAAGAACTGCTTAAAAATTCAGAAGGTAAAAATGTAAGATACATTGTAAGTGATGTGCGTAAAGCGTCTGATTTGGCAAAAATCTTTGGAAATGCTATTGGAAAACCTGAGCTTCCATGGGTTACATTTAAAGATGAAGATTCTTTAAATGGTATGCTTCAGGCTGGAGTTCCACAAGAAATGGCAGAATTATATACAGAAATGGGAAGAGGAATCAGAAATGGTGTTGTGCAAAAAGATTTTATTGAACATGGCTCTCCCGTAAATGGAAATGTGACATTGGAAGAATTTGCAAAAGAGTTTGCAGAAAAATTTAATTCTTAAGGAAATTTTAAATTTAATTTAAACTTAAAATTTTAATAAAGCTTTTGGAATTTTAAAATACAATCGGCGAGTGATGCTCTCGCCGATTTTTTTATTTTAATATTACAATTTAAATAACATTGTAATTGATAGGATTGCATCCTATCCTTTGTTATGTCGTCCCGTTGGGACTTTTATCTCATTTCTTTAAAATCGGCTTTAATACTTTTAATTCTCCATCGATTTTTTCTTCGATTTTTAAACCTAAAATTTCAGCAACCAAAGGGTAGACATTTACATTTTCGAATTCATCTATTTTTAGAGCGTTTTTAAATGCAGAACCCCACGCAAAGAATGTTGCTTTCATTTCAGGAACCTGTTTTGGGTCGTAGCCGTGTTTTCCGAGCGAAGTTTTCTGGTTTTTCTCTAAAAAAACTTTCGGAGCTTTCGGTATGAGAAGAATCTGACCGATTCTGTCATACCGATCATCTCTTGTCGCAAAATGCATATATTTTGGAAGTTTTTTATCTAAATACACTTCGTAGTCATCGGTTTTACTGGACTTTAATTCTTTATAAACTTTTTTTACCTCATCAGAATTTTTCACATAAACCCTTAACAGTGTTTGAGAATTATAAAAGTCAAATCTATTCTTATCCAAAAGCATAGACGGAATTTCCAAAGGGTTTCCACCATCCACCTGAATCATTCCATGGTCTGAAACAAAGATAAAATTGACATTTTTTAAACCTAAATCTTTCACTTTCTGAACTAAATCACCAATCGCTGCGTCTACCAACTTAACTGCAACTTCCGTCTCTCCCGCTTCAGGACCAAAATGATGCCCTGCCCCATCCACTTCAGGGAAATACATTGAGATAAAATGCGGCCTTTTATCTTCAGGCAGTTTCAGCCAATTGATGACTTTGCTTACTTTCTCAGAAGGTGTAAATTTTTCGTGATAAGGATAATAATATGTCGGTCTTTTTCCGCCGGCATTACTTGCAGAACCTACCCACTGTATAGAGGCGCTGATAATTCCCTGTTTTTCCGCCAGTGCCCACAAAGGTGTTCCACCGTACCAGCTTCCGTCTTCCACGATGTCTTTTTTGTTCATAGCGTAGTTTTTCTTCAGCTTATAATCATAGAAAAAATTATCTACCAAGCCATGATGTGAAGGATACATTCCGGTAATAAGACTCCAGTGATTTGGGAACGTAATACTTGGATAACTCGGGATCATCGCTTTTGCCTGAACGCCCTCATTTGAAAATTTCAAAAGATTCTGAGCATTGTATTTTTTAGCATAATCATATCTGAAACCGTCTGCGGAAATCATAATCACGTAAGGTTTTGATTTCCCTTCTTCGCTGTTAATTCTGTTAGGAATAACAACCTGCGCCGTATCAATTTTATTCTGCGAAAATGAAATAGTAAATATCAACAGAGATAAAATTGTAAAATATATTCTCATAGGAACAAAAAATTTCTGCAAAAATAACTGTTTCATTTGAAGTGTGCATGAAGAGCGTATCAAGTTTTCTGCAAATACATTTGAGGTATTTTAAATCAATGGTCTGTAAAAATTTCAATTTAAAATGTAGCAGAATGAACTTTCATTCACACATTTTGATATTAAAAAACTGACGATTCGCCAATTGCTGTGATCTGTGATTTTGTTGAATATGGCTTTGATGGATTAAAATTTCTAAAAGCTAAAAATCTCTTTAAGCACTACTTCATCTTATGTTTTGTTAAAAATTAAAATAAACCACTTAGAATACGGCATCACGTAAAGAACTTTCAAAACTAATTCTTAGTTTAGCGAAAAAACTGGAAATACTTTTTTACCTGGACGTGGTTTGTCTGGGTTGAGGAGTAGATTTGTAAAGTAATTTAAACAACAATCTTTATGACAGACTTTAAAAATAAGTATTATTACGTTGACGATAGTCCCAAATTGGATAAACTGGAGCAAACGATGTATGGCAACATCTCCTTATTTGATGAGAAATCTTTTCTTGATGAAATCATAAACAAAAATACTAATTCAGTTACACAAAACATCATTGAGGAAGCATACAAAATACCTGCATTTATAGATTTTTTAGACAAATTAAAAGTCAACAACCCGAAATTGGTTGCTGATATTTCTGAAAATACTCAAAAATTAATAAATGAAGGAAAGCTCACTTTAAAGATCACCAGTAATGGAAATTACTCCGCGATATTAAGAGATGGTAATAAATTTGCTGAACAAATCACTTTGAAAAAGGAGTACTTTTCTCCCTCAATTGCGGTTTCTCTCAATAATATATCAATGCAAAATCAATTGGGCGAAATAATTAAAAATCTTGAGGATATAAAGCAACAAGTAGATCGAGTTTTAGAAGGTCAACAAGACGATAGAATAGCGTTATGCGAAAGTGCAATCCAACAAATGTTATATTCTACACAGATTGATGATCTCAATTTTAAGCAATTATGTATTTCCAATGCATTGAAAACAGCATCAGA
It includes:
- a CDS encoding NmrA family NAD(P)-binding protein, with protein sequence MKIVITGSLGNVAKPLAQHLIAEGNTVTIISSNENRKNEIETLGAKAAIGSITDLDFLIETFDKADAAFLMTPPNMGGINIVENTINAGKNYAEAIKKTGIKSVVMLSSIGVESPVENGPIKGLHFIEQFYSKLENTSVTFLRAGYFYLNFFNDIPLIKNAGIIGANFSEDATVPLVHPIDIAKAAAEELLKNSEGKNVRYIVSDVRKASDLAKIFGNAIGKPELPWVTFKDEDSLNGMLQAGVPQEMAELYTEMGRGIRNGVVQKDFIEHGSPVNGNVTLEEFAKEFAEKFNS
- a CDS encoding alkaline phosphatase family protein, translated to MRIYFTILSLLIFTISFSQNKIDTAQVVIPNRINSEEGKSKPYVIMISADGFRYDYAKKYNAQNLLKFSNEGVQAKAMIPSYPSITFPNHWSLITGMYPSHHGLVDNFFYDYKLKKNYAMNKKDIVEDGSWYGGTPLWALAEKQGIISASIQWVGSASNAGGKRPTYYYPYHEKFTPSEKVSKVINWLKLPEDKRPHFISMYFPEVDGAGHHFGPEAGETEVAVKLVDAAIGDLVQKVKDLGLKNVNFIFVSDHGMIQVDGGNPLEIPSMLLDKNRFDFYNSQTLLRVYVKNSDEVKKVYKELKSSKTDDYEVYLDKKLPKYMHFATRDDRYDRIGQILLIPKAPKVFLEKNQKTSLGKHGYDPKQVPEMKATFFAWGSAFKNALKIDEFENVNVYPLVAEILGLKIEEKIDGELKVLKPILKK
- a CDS encoding winged helix-turn-helix transcriptional regulator, with product MTAIKESSTIQQNKNYALDLCPVTYVMEKIGGYWKPIILYHLSTSEKRYSELKRAIPAITEKMLIQHLKQLESDGLVIRTAKPVVPPHVTYHLSESGKGLVPVIHSMAEWAFKEMEG
- a CDS encoding HupE/UreJ family protein, whose amino-acid sequence is MQDFLFYLNLGWEHIISLDALDHQLFVLALIAIYSYSDWKKILVLITAFTIGHSVTLALSILDIVRLPSDWVEFLIPLTIVLTALGNILMKNKKQSGNKTNYYLALFFGLIHGLGFANTARVMIAKSQSIAVPLFGFNVGLELGQIVIVAGILVLLFILLNLFKVNKKDWILFVSSGVFALSLKMTLERLPF
- a CDS encoding M1 family metallopeptidase; translated protein: MKFKITAFVLLVFSAAQAQNILNNPGSNHGNKFEQLGGILPTPNIYRAASGAPGHEYWQNRADYDITAYLDEDKKNLKGSETVTYYNNSPDDLDYIWLQLDENQQSTVKKADYQSSSTLPKATTDQQLKATELPAKDNGYGVNLEKVTDASGNPLKYTVNKTMMRIDLPKILKKGEKFVFKIDWNYNIPNRMQMGGRGGYENFAEDGNDLYTITQWYPRMCVYSDFQGWQNHQFTGRGEFALVFGDFKVKMNVPADHLVGGTGECKNYSEVLTAAQYSRYQKAESASEPVEIATLDEAKKAEKNHSKQRKTWVFEAKDVRDFAWTSSRKFVWDGMRVTIPENNNKVMAMSFYPKEAYGLYRKFSTKAVAHTIKTYSEFTIPYPYPVAQSIEASNGMEYPMICFNYGRTEKDGTYSEAIKNGMIGVIIHEVGHNFFPMIINSDERQWSWMDEGLNTFTEYLTEEKWDNKFPSRRGPAWTIVDYMKLPKDQLEPIMSNSENIIQFGPNAYAKPATGLNILRETIMGRELFDKAFKTYAKRWAFKHPEPADFFRTMEDASGEDLDWFWRGWFYGTDPVDISIEKVTVATPDFDTPPKESSETNYKVDAPIQNKYDDISKIRNREDKTINFEVEKDKDLQDFYYRYDRGQEKVNTDKEYSFKSDATSPLEKSDKERLKNITAYQIDFANKGGLVMPLILEFTFVDGSKLKDKASAQIWRQNEQKVSKTYYFSKKLKSIQLDPLRETADIDTDNNFWSADNTTAETSKFQLFKQNQQGPTRGASNGKVNPMQAAGQKN